One Lacunisphaera limnophila DNA window includes the following coding sequences:
- the rpmF gene encoding 50S ribosomal protein L32, with the protein MANPKRKQSKRRSANRRAGNAYKAPQFAKDTDGGAFRPHRVNPKTGMYRGRQVLDIEV; encoded by the coding sequence ATGGCCAATCCGAAACGCAAACAATCCAAGCGCCGCAGCGCTAACCGCCGCGCGGGCAACGCCTACAAGGCCCCCCAGTTCGCCAAGGACACCGATGGTGGCGCTTTCCGCCCGCACCGCGTGAATCCCAAGACCGGCATGTATCGCGGTCGTCAGGTGCTGGACATCGAGGTTTGA
- a CDS encoding undecaprenyl-diphosphate phosphatase translates to MSFLPRLFCAGLLLVLPLSAAEPAAPAPVAELGVGDAIVLGVVEGVTEFLPISSTGHLIIANRVLGLESTAQLKDPQGRPLWHKPPSPRYPDGVPLTLKLAADTYAVVIQVGAIAAVVFLYWQQFFLMLGGLLGRSSAGLRLLRNVMLAFLPIAFTGFLLHDLIDRYLFSLGTVIVALVAGAILMLWAERWRDAHTGVGRAKGDAADLTPRKAIGIGLFQCIALWPGTSRSMVTIVGGYLAGLSPAKAAEFSFLVGLPTLAGAAVYKGFRSGSAMIEVFGWSHVLLGGAVAAISALIAVKFLVHIISRHGLALFAYYRLALAALLALFYLL, encoded by the coding sequence GTGTCATTTTTGCCCCGCCTCTTCTGCGCCGGCCTCCTGCTGGTGCTCCCTCTGTCCGCCGCCGAGCCGGCCGCACCGGCGCCCGTGGCGGAACTCGGGGTCGGCGACGCCATCGTCCTCGGTGTTGTGGAGGGCGTGACCGAATTCCTGCCCATTTCCAGCACGGGCCATCTCATCATCGCCAACCGGGTCCTCGGCCTCGAATCGACCGCCCAACTCAAGGACCCGCAGGGCCGGCCGCTTTGGCACAAGCCACCCTCCCCCCGGTATCCGGACGGGGTGCCGCTCACCCTCAAGCTTGCCGCCGACACCTACGCCGTGGTGATCCAGGTCGGGGCCATCGCCGCCGTCGTTTTTCTATACTGGCAGCAATTTTTCCTGATGCTCGGCGGCTTGCTGGGCCGCAGCAGCGCCGGCCTGCGGTTGCTCCGCAACGTCATGCTGGCCTTCCTCCCGATCGCCTTCACCGGATTCCTGCTGCACGATCTCATCGACCGTTATCTGTTTTCGCTCGGCACGGTCATCGTGGCCCTGGTCGCGGGCGCCATCCTGATGCTGTGGGCCGAACGCTGGCGCGACGCCCACACCGGCGTGGGTCGGGCCAAGGGCGACGCCGCCGACCTCACCCCCCGCAAGGCCATCGGCATCGGTCTCTTTCAATGCATCGCCCTCTGGCCCGGCACCAGCCGTTCGATGGTGACCATCGTCGGCGGCTACCTCGCCGGCCTGAGTCCCGCCAAGGCCGCGGAATTCAGCTTCCTGGTCGGCCTCCCCACCCTGGCCGGGGCCGCCGTTTATAAGGGCTTCCGGTCCGGCTCGGCCATGATCGAGGTCTTTGGCTGGAGCCACGTGCTCCTGGGCGGAGCCGTGGCCGCGATTTCGGCCCTCATCGCCGTCAAATTCCTCGTCCATATCATCTCCCGCCACGGCCTGGCCCTCTTCGCCTACTACCGTCTGGCTTTGGCGGCCCTCTTGGCCCTTTTTTACCTCCTTTGA